The following are from one region of the Sebaldella sp. S0638 genome:
- a CDS encoding FAD-dependent oxidoreductase — MKMIKELARETEVLAEVDVLVVGSGPSGLAAAIGAAREGADTLILERYGCFGGVITQVGVEGFAWYRHKETIEAGGLVPEFENKFKDIAGANPECQSESQALDAEMFKYVADEMILENNIKPLLHCTAVDVIIEDNIIKGIITESKSGRLVILAKRVIDCTGDADIAALAGAPYLKATKNELMSVTTMFHCKNVDIDRFNDYVKNDLKPTYKDWGGYWSIETTGKEDDLFSPYFEKPFVEGAEEGIVPKEEDVCLGGTWSSVTPEGEVTQLNVVFISNIDCTDVKDLTKAEIAGRRNALYSVEILRNKVPGFENAKLRNFGMTLGTRESRKIEGHYSLTKYDVMNQQKFEDSIAIFPEFIDGVGYLIKPTTGRYYQIPYRCILPQKIDNLLVAGRSISGDKIAHVSFRNMACCVATGQAAGIAAAVSIKEGTTTANTDVKKIQESLINQGIRIF; from the coding sequence ATGAAAATGATAAAAGAGTTAGCCAGAGAAACAGAGGTTCTAGCAGAAGTAGATGTTTTGGTAGTAGGAAGCGGACCCTCAGGACTTGCAGCTGCAATAGGTGCAGCGAGAGAAGGTGCCGATACTTTAATTTTAGAAAGATATGGGTGCTTTGGGGGAGTAATAACGCAGGTAGGAGTAGAAGGTTTTGCATGGTACAGACATAAGGAAACTATAGAAGCCGGCGGACTTGTTCCAGAATTTGAGAATAAATTCAAAGATATTGCTGGTGCGAATCCTGAATGTCAGTCGGAAAGTCAGGCACTGGATGCTGAAATGTTTAAATATGTTGCAGATGAAATGATACTGGAAAATAATATAAAACCACTTTTGCATTGTACAGCTGTGGATGTAATAATTGAAGATAATATAATTAAAGGAATAATCACTGAAAGTAAATCAGGAAGACTTGTTATTCTGGCTAAGAGAGTGATTGACTGTACAGGTGATGCAGATATAGCTGCTTTGGCTGGGGCACCATACCTAAAAGCTACTAAAAATGAACTAATGAGTGTAACTACGATGTTTCACTGTAAAAACGTGGATATAGACAGATTTAATGATTATGTGAAAAATGATTTGAAACCCACTTATAAGGACTGGGGGGGGTATTGGTCAATAGAAACAACAGGCAAAGAAGATGACTTATTCAGCCCTTATTTTGAAAAACCTTTTGTGGAAGGTGCAGAAGAAGGAATTGTACCTAAAGAGGAAGATGTCTGTCTTGGAGGAACATGGAGTTCTGTAACTCCTGAGGGTGAGGTAACACAGTTAAATGTTGTTTTCATTTCCAATATAGACTGTACAGATGTAAAAGATCTTACAAAGGCAGAAATAGCGGGAAGGAGAAATGCCTTGTATTCTGTAGAGATACTTAGAAATAAAGTACCGGGATTTGAAAATGCAAAGTTAAGAAATTTTGGTATGACACTTGGAACAAGGGAATCAAGGAAGATAGAGGGGCATTATTCACTGACAAAATATGATGTTATGAATCAGCAGAAATTCGAGGATTCTATAGCTATTTTCCCGGAATTTATTGATGGAGTAGGGTATTTGATAAAACCAACAACAGGAAGATATTATCAAATTCCTTACAGATGTATTTTGCCTCAGAAAATAGATAATCTTCTGGTAGCCGGAAGAAGTATAAGCGGAGATAAAATAGCACATGTATCTTTTAGAAATATGGCATGCTGTGTAGCAACAGGACAGGCAGCCGGAATAGCAGCAGCAGTTTCAATAAAAGAAGGAACCACTACTGCAAATACAGATGTAAAAAAGATTCAGGAATCTCTTATTAATCAAGGAATAAGAATTTTTTAG
- a CDS encoding thiamine pyrophosphate-dependent enzyme, giving the protein MNVSEIIVKILEKEGISDAFGIPGAGINGLYKYLEKSNKIDHYTVRHEECAVHAAGGYYRASGKIAAALCTSGPGATNFVTGIYTANIDSIPIIAITGQAVTSQLGKDAFQCVDIAKICEPIAKATYCITDVSNVVKTFQEAFKKAREGKPGPVVIDLPLDIQLADIDYNMEEYEVLNYDFPKAEEKDIKKAVEMLKESESPVIIMGGGVVLADSCDLLVKFAEKMQIPVITTYMAKGGIPENHPLNAGHAGIQVGQPIGNKVLLDSDLILGVGCRFTDRHTGDIKVYKGNRKFIHINIEKNEIDKIIKADLGIVSDAKYAVKALLKEAETERNTESSDKRIKELQILKKELERKTDYKCVPIKPQRVFKELNDYFDDEIMYTTGCGITQIWSGQLQKINKPRKYLASGGAGTLGYDIPTAFGAMIADKGRKAVAVMGDFGFTFHAQELAVAAKYKVPLIVVLVNNAYLGLIRQNQKYAYGYEYGVEMKENHTMMDYIKVAEGLACAGERVFEPDKIKEALDRAYKSEVPYIIDIVVEEGADCSMGVAIDAIREFV; this is encoded by the coding sequence ATGAATGTATCAGAAATAATTGTAAAAATTCTCGAAAAAGAGGGAATTAGCGATGCTTTTGGCATACCAGGGGCAGGAATAAACGGTTTGTACAAATATCTTGAGAAAAGCAACAAAATAGATCATTATACTGTAAGGCATGAAGAGTGTGCAGTGCATGCTGCCGGAGGATATTACAGAGCAAGTGGAAAGATTGCAGCTGCTTTGTGTACTTCAGGACCCGGAGCTACGAACTTTGTGACAGGAATATATACGGCAAATATAGATTCTATTCCTATAATTGCTATTACAGGACAGGCAGTGACGAGCCAGCTCGGAAAAGATGCTTTTCAATGTGTGGACATAGCTAAAATATGTGAACCTATAGCTAAAGCTACATACTGTATAACTGATGTTTCTAATGTAGTAAAAACTTTTCAGGAGGCATTCAAAAAAGCAAGGGAAGGGAAGCCGGGTCCCGTGGTAATAGACTTGCCTCTGGATATACAGCTTGCAGATATAGATTATAATATGGAGGAGTATGAAGTATTAAACTATGATTTTCCAAAAGCAGAAGAAAAGGATATAAAAAAGGCTGTGGAAATGCTGAAAGAATCCGAAAGTCCCGTTATTATAATGGGAGGCGGAGTAGTACTTGCAGATTCCTGTGATCTTTTGGTAAAATTTGCGGAAAAAATGCAGATTCCTGTTATTACTACTTATATGGCAAAAGGAGGAATACCCGAAAATCACCCGTTAAATGCCGGACATGCAGGAATTCAGGTAGGACAGCCCATAGGAAACAAAGTTCTTTTGGATTCTGATCTGATATTGGGAGTAGGTTGCCGTTTTACAGACAGACATACCGGAGATATAAAAGTGTACAAAGGAAACAGAAAATTTATTCACATTAATATTGAAAAAAATGAGATAGATAAAATAATAAAAGCTGATTTGGGAATAGTTTCTGATGCTAAATATGCAGTAAAGGCACTTTTAAAAGAAGCAGAAACAGAAAGAAATACTGAATCATCTGATAAAAGGATTAAGGAATTACAAATTTTGAAAAAGGAACTGGAAAGAAAAACTGATTATAAGTGTGTTCCGATAAAACCGCAGAGAGTATTTAAAGAATTAAATGATTATTTTGATGATGAAATAATGTATACAACAGGATGCGGAATTACGCAGATATGGTCAGGACAGCTTCAAAAAATCAATAAACCGAGAAAATATCTGGCTTCAGGAGGTGCAGGGACTTTAGGATATGATATACCTACAGCTTTTGGTGCAATGATAGCAGATAAAGGAAGAAAAGCTGTTGCGGTTATGGGGGACTTCGGATTTACATTTCACGCGCAAGAACTGGCAGTAGCCGCAAAATATAAGGTTCCATTAATAGTAGTTTTAGTTAATAATGCTTATCTGGGGCTTATAAGGCAAAATCAAAAATATGCGTACGGATATGAATACGGGGTGGAAATGAAAGAAAACCATACAATGATGGATTATATCAAGGTTGCTGAAGGACTGGCATGTGCCGGAGAAAGAGTTTTTGAACCTGATAAAATAAAAGAAGCATTGGATAGAGCATATAAGTCGGAAGTCCCGTATATTATTGATATAGTAGTGGAAGAAGGGGCTGATTGTTCAATGGGAGTAGCCATCGATGCAATACGTGAGTTTGTATAA
- a CDS encoding sugar phosphate isomerase/epimerase — protein MNEMIQKYFNIGIVHFMAFPETIKGEGPILETVKKIAKDEYFNAIEVTWIKDSNTRRQVKEVLEQAHIKVCYGAQPRLLTTGLNPNHIIEEERQKAEKTLLEAIDEAEELGAKGIAFLAGKYEEETKKEAFEQLLKTTKNLCDYAKKKDMNIVLEVFDFDLDKKSLIGPAPYALKFAEAMREYTNNFGLMVDLSHIPQTYESSKFVLEVLKPYIVHFHIGNGVLNSEAEAFGDTHPRFGFPNSENDINEVLEFLKCIKNTGFLDPENPMVLSFEVKPWKDEDPDIIIANSKRVLNRAWSLL, from the coding sequence ATGAATGAGATGATACAGAAATATTTTAATATAGGTATAGTTCACTTTATGGCTTTTCCTGAAACAATAAAGGGTGAAGGTCCTATTCTGGAAACTGTGAAGAAAATAGCAAAAGATGAGTATTTTAACGCAATAGAAGTAACATGGATAAAAGATTCGAATACAAGAAGGCAGGTCAAAGAGGTGCTTGAGCAGGCACATATAAAGGTCTGCTACGGAGCACAGCCAAGGCTTTTGACAACAGGTCTTAATCCTAATCATATAATAGAAGAGGAAAGACAAAAGGCCGAAAAAACCCTGCTGGAAGCTATTGATGAAGCAGAAGAACTGGGAGCTAAAGGAATTGCTTTTTTAGCAGGAAAATATGAAGAAGAAACTAAAAAAGAAGCCTTTGAACAATTGTTGAAAACTACAAAAAATCTTTGTGATTATGCAAAAAAGAAGGATATGAATATTGTTTTGGAAGTTTTTGATTTTGATTTGGATAAAAAATCATTAATAGGGCCTGCACCTTATGCACTTAAATTCGCAGAGGCAATGAGGGAATATACAAATAATTTCGGACTGATGGTAGATCTTTCACATATTCCTCAGACTTATGAGTCTTCAAAATTTGTTTTGGAAGTTCTAAAGCCTTATATAGTGCACTTTCATATAGGGAATGGGGTTTTGAATAGTGAGGCAGAGGCTTTCGGAGATACACATCCGAGATTTGGTTTCCCAAATAGTGAAAATGATATAAATGAAGTACTGGAATTCTTAAAATGTATTAAGAACACAGGTTTTTTAGACCCGGAAAATCCTATGGTACTTTCATTTGAAGTAAAACCCTGGAAAGATGAGGATCCTGACATCATTATTGCTAATTCAAAGAGAGTTTTGAACAGAGCATGGTCATTATTATAA